One Deinococcus psychrotolerans genomic window carries:
- a CDS encoding DUF3160 domain-containing protein has protein sequence MTLSAGAGVAASTLPINLGALSNPGLLKGNPDLGLPALNAAQRTALARQGFVIAPARWRQFDALYEATRYAEQPVFVTTDSVLHIYHLVFDKMLRDLERETLAPTARQLTARLVVSAQRQLKALGGTPLEEDARRALAYLAVAEKLADPAAPVPVEVAALVAAELKLIDAHAGSASSPIFAASEMLEDYSQYVPRGHYTRSETLKRYFRTLTWLGRMNLRVTKPGETRTAALITHLMTGDAQAQKLWARLYDPTALLIGAGDDLNYRQYAQALQEVTGGNIRKLGDPATLEAFQASLAKLPPPRVNSVFVVAKPSEGADVRQRETLGFRLMGQRFTLDGAALQQLIYREVGTEQKPRVLPRGLDLLAAMGSDPALNELRTLGDAAYANYGPQMQKTRAQFTALQPADWNANVYSGWLYVLQALAKPEARDSRYPAFMRTPAWTRKEMLTALGSWTELRHDTLLYAKQVMVEMGGGEEPEHPHGYVEPNAQVWTRLLALEALTRRVLTNQKILSERTDNNLTELRDMLEFLKTVSAKQLAGQPLSRDSYDRIHFFGGWLEQLKIASTDPEGGDDGGTPSFDEQPYAGVVADVATANGVALEEGTGTVHELYAVVPDGRGGQQIARGGVYSQYEFTVPVSQRLTDETWRARLKEGKLPPTHPWLDGIVVK, from the coding sequence GTGACTCTTTCTGCTGGTGCGGGGGTGGCAGCCTCCACGCTGCCGATCAACCTCGGTGCGCTCAGCAACCCCGGCCTGCTCAAAGGCAACCCGGACCTGGGCTTGCCTGCCCTGAACGCGGCGCAGCGAACGGCCCTCGCCCGCCAAGGCTTTGTGATCGCGCCTGCCAGGTGGCGGCAGTTCGACGCGCTCTACGAGGCCACCCGCTACGCCGAGCAGCCAGTCTTCGTGACCACGGACTCGGTGCTGCATATCTACCACCTCGTCTTCGACAAAATGCTACGCGACCTGGAACGCGAAACGCTCGCGCCGACGGCCCGGCAGCTCACGGCGCGGCTGGTGGTGAGCGCACAGCGTCAACTGAAGGCGCTGGGCGGCACGCCTTTGGAAGAAGACGCGCGGCGGGCGCTGGCTTATCTGGCGGTAGCGGAGAAACTGGCAGATCCAGCGGCTCCGGTCCCGGTGGAAGTCGCGGCGCTGGTGGCGGCGGAACTGAAACTGATCGACGCCCACGCCGGGAGCGCGTCCTCGCCCATCTTCGCGGCTTCAGAGATGCTGGAGGATTACTCACAGTACGTGCCGCGCGGCCATTACACCCGCTCCGAGACACTGAAACGCTATTTCCGCACACTGACCTGGCTGGGCCGCATGAACCTGCGGGTCACAAAGCCCGGCGAGACGCGCACGGCGGCCCTGATCACGCACCTAATGACCGGAGACGCGCAGGCGCAAAAACTGTGGGCGAGGCTGTACGATCCCACAGCGCTGCTGATCGGCGCGGGCGACGACCTGAATTACCGGCAGTACGCACAGGCCCTCCAGGAGGTCACGGGCGGGAACATCCGCAAGCTGGGCGATCCGGCCACTCTGGAAGCGTTCCAGGCCAGTCTGGCCAAGCTGCCACCACCGCGCGTCAACAGCGTCTTCGTGGTGGCGAAACCCAGCGAAGGCGCGGACGTTCGCCAGCGCGAAACGCTGGGTTTCCGGCTGATGGGGCAGCGCTTCACGCTGGACGGCGCGGCGCTGCAGCAGCTTATCTACCGCGAGGTCGGCACCGAACAAAAGCCCCGCGTCCTCCCACGCGGGCTGGACCTGCTCGCCGCCATGGGCAGCGACCCCGCGCTGAACGAGTTGCGGACACTGGGCGACGCGGCCTATGCCAACTACGGGCCGCAGATGCAAAAGACCCGCGCCCAGTTCACGGCGCTGCAACCCGCCGACTGGAACGCCAACGTCTACAGCGGCTGGTTATATGTGCTACAGGCGCTGGCGAAACCGGAAGCGCGAGACAGCCGCTATCCGGCCTTCATGCGGACCCCGGCGTGGACGCGCAAGGAGATGCTCACCGCGCTGGGATCGTGGACTGAACTGCGGCATGACACACTGCTGTACGCCAAACAGGTCATGGTCGAGATGGGTGGGGGCGAGGAACCCGAACACCCGCACGGGTATGTGGAGCCAAACGCCCAGGTCTGGACCCGGTTACTGGCGCTGGAAGCCCTGACCCGCCGCGTGCTTACCAATCAGAAGATTCTTTCCGAGCGCACCGATAACAACTTGACGGAACTCCGCGACATGCTGGAGTTTCTGAAGACGGTCAGCGCCAAACAACTGGCCGGACAGCCGCTGAGCCGCGACAGTTATGACCGCATCCACTTTTTCGGCGGCTGGCTGGAGCAGCTCAAAATTGCCAGCACCGATCCCGAGGGTGGCGATGACGGTGGTACGCCCTCCTTCGATGAGCAGCCCTATGCGGGCGTGGTGGCAGACGTGGCGACGGCGAACGGTGTGGCTCTGGAGGAGGGCACCGGCACCGTTCACGAGTTGTACGCTGTCGTGCCGGACGGGCGCGGCGGGCAGCAGATCGCGCGGGGCGGGGTGTATTCGCAGTACGAGTTCACGGTTCCTGTTTCTCAGCGCCTGACCGACGAGACGTGGCGGGCGCGGCTGAAAGAGGGAAAACTGCCGCCGACGCACCCGTGGCTGGACGGTATCGTGGTGAAGTGA